In Sphingopyxis sp. 113P3, one DNA window encodes the following:
- a CDS encoding energy transducer TonB family protein, with amino-acid sequence MSQRLGAGLAAATCCLALLVALDANLSGLVSSVSRREVSSFTLFTPTPPPPTVPPSRPREIKRPPDPQSGMAIASAQTRKQAAAPAPSPVGAPLSSTSPPTPLMPSIDGPSRTNFAVDPAPAPDSKAESVLASYQGQLWARISARKPRGLNLSGVAMVRFAVGRAGELISVELAASSGNAALDRLALRTVRNAGPFPPPPATVEGDQLVFTIPFSFH; translated from the coding sequence TTGTCGCAGCGTTTGGGCGCGGGTCTGGCTGCTGCAACGTGCTGCCTGGCTTTGCTGGTAGCTCTGGACGCCAATCTTTCAGGCTTGGTGTCGTCGGTGTCGCGCCGGGAAGTGAGCAGCTTCACACTGTTCACGCCAACGCCGCCGCCTCCCACTGTGCCGCCTTCTCGGCCGCGTGAGATCAAGCGGCCGCCCGATCCGCAATCTGGAATGGCAATCGCTTCAGCGCAAACGAGGAAGCAGGCGGCCGCCCCAGCGCCTTCGCCGGTGGGTGCCCCGCTGTCATCGACGTCGCCACCGACGCCCTTGATGCCTTCAATCGACGGGCCTTCGCGGACCAATTTTGCCGTCGATCCTGCGCCGGCCCCTGACAGCAAGGCCGAAAGCGTGCTCGCGTCCTATCAGGGTCAGCTCTGGGCACGAATTTCAGCGCGCAAGCCCAGGGGGCTAAACCTGTCCGGCGTCGCCATGGTGCGCTTTGCCGTCGGTCGTGCCGGCGAACTGATTTCCGTCGAGCTTGCGGCATCCAGCGGAAACGCGGCGCTGGATCGTTTAGCGCTCCGGACGGTCCGCAATGCTGGTCCCTTTCCACCGCCTCCCGCGACGGTGGAAGGGGACCAGCTCGTCTTCACGATCCCCTTCAGCTTTCATTGA
- a CDS encoding tyrosine-type recombinase/integrase → MCPGWTGFGVRVLPSGLKTFIVQYRNAEGIKRRINIARYGVLTVDQARDQAKLKLAAVIGGEDPADEVRQARKGMTVEEMCDWYLTEARAGNILGRKNLPIKKSSLDMDESRIKTHIKPLLGKRIVKHLTIADVEQMQTDVKDGKTAKPRSGGRGGMATGGAGVAARCVGTLQAIIGHAKHKGLLDAHPTQGAKKLAGKKKTRRLNVAEIVLMGKAMAYAERNGENPVALGVLRTLLLTGYRREEGQAMHRAWVNGAGGYVAFPDTKGGAQIRAIGPAAVKAVESQPVIVGNPHAFPSEVGRGPFTAVSACLQRVAKLAGIEGITPHTLRHTFGSVAGDLGFSELTIRAMLGHASQNVTQDYIHIDEALKLAVRRTSDEIERLLAEGAAKSTQLQLAA, encoded by the coding sequence ATGTGTCCGGGCTGGACAGGCTTCGGCGTGCGCGTGCTGCCGTCCGGCCTCAAGACGTTCATCGTCCAGTATCGCAACGCCGAGGGCATCAAGCGCCGCATCAATATCGCGCGCTATGGCGTGCTGACGGTCGATCAGGCACGCGACCAGGCCAAGCTCAAGCTGGCGGCCGTGATCGGCGGCGAAGACCCCGCCGATGAGGTTCGCCAGGCGCGCAAGGGAATGACGGTCGAGGAGATGTGCGACTGGTATCTGACCGAGGCTCGGGCGGGCAACATCCTCGGCCGCAAGAACCTGCCGATCAAGAAATCGTCGCTCGACATGGATGAGAGCCGCATCAAGACGCATATCAAGCCGCTCCTGGGCAAGCGGATCGTCAAGCATCTGACGATCGCTGATGTCGAGCAGATGCAGACCGATGTGAAGGACGGGAAGACGGCGAAGCCGCGCAGCGGCGGCCGGGGCGGCATGGCGACCGGCGGCGCCGGTGTGGCGGCGCGCTGCGTCGGCACGCTCCAGGCCATCATCGGGCATGCAAAGCATAAGGGCCTGCTGGACGCTCACCCGACGCAGGGAGCGAAGAAGCTGGCCGGTAAGAAGAAGACCCGGCGCCTGAACGTCGCCGAGATAGTGTTGATGGGCAAGGCGATGGCCTATGCGGAGCGCAATGGCGAAAACCCTGTCGCCCTCGGCGTGCTGCGCACGCTCTTGCTGACCGGATACCGCCGTGAGGAAGGCCAAGCGATGCACCGAGCCTGGGTCAATGGAGCCGGCGGCTATGTGGCATTCCCCGACACCAAGGGCGGCGCGCAGATTCGTGCGATCGGCCCTGCGGCCGTCAAGGCCGTCGAGAGCCAGCCGGTGATCGTGGGCAATCCGCACGCTTTCCCCTCGGAAGTCGGGCGGGGGCCATTCACCGCAGTCAGCGCCTGCCTCCAGCGCGTTGCCAAGCTGGCGGGGATAGAGGGCATTACGCCGCACACGCTGCGCCACACCTTCGGCAGCGTGGCGGGCGATCTCGGTTTCTCGGAGCTGACGATCCGCGCCATGCTTGGCCATGCCTCGCAGAACGTCACCCAAGACTACATCCACATCGACGAGGCGCTCAAGCTCGCCGTGCGGCGAACGTCCGACGAGATCGAACGGCTGCTTGCGGAGGGCGCGGCTAAATCGACACAACTCCAGCTTGCGGCATGA
- a CDS encoding MBL fold metallo-hydrolase yields the protein MTDPQIREAARIVEAASNARPAVIRSFFDENTFTVTHVISDPATAKAAIIDSVLDFEPASGRTSFASADKVIDYIHSEGLEVEWLLETHAHADHLSAAPYLQEKLGGTLAIGRHILTVQEVFGKIFNEGTRFARDGSQFDRLFDDGDRFKVGSIEAIALHVPGHTPADMTYVIGDAAFIGDTLFMPDYGTARADFPGGDARTLFRSIRRLLSLPDQTGLHLCHDYKAPGRDTYAWETSVGEEREHNVHVRDGVSEDQFVAMRETRDATLGMPRLILPSIQVNMRGGHMPEPEDNGTSYLKLPVNTL from the coding sequence ATGACCGATCCGCAAATCCGTGAAGCCGCCCGCATTGTCGAGGCCGCGAGCAATGCGCGGCCCGCGGTCATCCGCAGCTTCTTCGACGAGAACACGTTCACCGTGACCCACGTCATCTCCGATCCCGCGACCGCCAAGGCTGCGATCATCGACAGCGTGCTCGATTTCGAGCCGGCTTCGGGGCGCACGTCCTTCGCGTCGGCTGACAAGGTGATCGACTATATCCATAGCGAAGGTCTTGAGGTCGAATGGCTGCTCGAGACGCACGCTCATGCCGACCATCTCTCAGCCGCGCCCTATCTTCAGGAGAAGTTGGGAGGCACGCTCGCGATCGGCCGTCATATCCTCACAGTGCAGGAGGTGTTCGGCAAGATCTTCAACGAGGGCACGCGTTTCGCCCGCGACGGCTCGCAGTTCGACCGCCTGTTCGATGACGGCGACCGCTTCAAGGTCGGGTCGATCGAGGCGATCGCGTTGCATGTTCCCGGCCACACCCCCGCCGACATGACCTATGTGATCGGCGATGCGGCGTTCATCGGCGACACGCTGTTCATGCCCGACTATGGCACGGCCCGCGCGGACTTCCCCGGTGGAGACGCCCGCACGCTTTTCCGGTCCATCCGGCGCCTGCTCTCGCTGCCCGATCAGACGGGCTTGCATCTCTGCCACGACTACAAGGCCCCTGGGCGCGACACCTATGCCTGGGAGACGTCGGTGGGAGAGGAGCGCGAACATAATGTCCATGTCCGCGATGGAGTGAGCGAGGACCAGTTCGTGGCCATGCGCGAGACGCGGGACGCGACGCTCGGAATGCCCCGGCTGATCCTGCCGTCCATTCAGGTCAACATGCGCGGCGGTCACATGCCGGAGCCGGAAGACAACGGCACCAGCTATCTGAAGCTCCCGGTCAACACGCTGTAA
- a CDS encoding peroxiredoxin has product MNPSANESGVCSPVQIGDAAPNFQARTTLGEMSLSDYRGRWVLLFSHPADFTPVCTSEFVALSRAGERFKALNCALVAISVDSLYSHLGWIRAIHEHFGVTVGFPIVEDPSMVIGRAYGMIADDAPDAATLRATFFIDPDGIVRAKLCYPATIGRSVEELLRVVAALQMVDSDNVVTPEGWRPGDDVLLPPYQDQDSALDAAGDACWFHRTRPDKHKKAGK; this is encoded by the coding sequence TTGAATCCCAGCGCAAATGAGAGTGGCGTCTGTTCGCCGGTCCAGATCGGCGATGCCGCGCCCAATTTTCAGGCGCGCACGACCCTGGGCGAAATGAGCCTGTCCGACTATCGCGGCCGCTGGGTGTTGCTGTTCTCCCACCCTGCGGACTTCACGCCCGTCTGCACCAGTGAATTCGTCGCGCTCTCGCGCGCCGGGGAGCGGTTCAAAGCGCTCAACTGCGCGCTTGTCGCGATCTCGGTCGACAGCCTCTATTCGCACCTCGGATGGATACGGGCGATCCATGAGCATTTCGGTGTCACGGTTGGTTTTCCGATAGTCGAAGATCCCTCGATGGTCATCGGCCGTGCTTACGGAATGATCGCCGACGATGCGCCCGACGCGGCGACGCTCCGTGCGACCTTCTTCATCGACCCCGACGGCATCGTTCGCGCCAAGCTCTGCTATCCCGCCACTATTGGCCGCTCGGTAGAGGAGCTGCTGCGCGTCGTCGCCGCGCTACAAATGGTCGACAGCGACAATGTGGTCACGCCCGAAGGCTGGCGCCCTGGCGATGACGTGCTGCTCCCGCCCTATCAGGATCAGGATTCCGCGCTCGATGCGGCAGGCGATGCCTGCTGGTTCCACCGGACGCGGCCCGACAAGCACAAAAAGGCAGGCAAGTGA
- the trxC gene encoding thioredoxin TrxC translates to MSESQLVVCPVCASINRVPAAKIGAAPNCGRCSMPLFQGQPVDVDATAFDRHVGRGSLPVLVDFWASWCGPCRAMAPAFKAAAAELEPHVRLLKVDTEAEQGISGRYRIQSIPTLILFKGGREIARQAGAMDRARLVAWVRQALAAA, encoded by the coding sequence ATGTCCGAGTCCCAGCTTGTGGTTTGCCCGGTCTGTGCGAGCATCAACCGGGTTCCGGCTGCGAAGATCGGCGCTGCGCCCAATTGCGGGCGATGCTCGATGCCGCTGTTCCAGGGCCAGCCTGTCGATGTCGACGCCACCGCCTTCGACCGCCATGTGGGGCGCGGAAGTCTGCCTGTTCTCGTGGATTTCTGGGCAAGCTGGTGCGGGCCGTGCCGCGCGATGGCCCCGGCGTTCAAGGCGGCCGCCGCCGAACTGGAACCGCATGTCCGTCTGCTGAAGGTCGATACCGAGGCCGAGCAGGGCATATCGGGGCGCTACCGCATCCAGTCGATCCCGACGCTGATACTCTTCAAGGGCGGCCGCGAGATCGCACGTCAGGCCGGGGCGATGGACCGCGCGCGACTCGTCGCATGGGTAAGACAGGCTCTCGCCGCCGCCTGA
- a CDS encoding ArsR/SmtB family transcription factor produces MTTFTDSELDAITDILKALGHDVRLKLMRTLLENGEKSVGELETMTGIGQPGLSQQLAILRKAELVQTRRDAKLVFYSLAPDALESTAKLLCALSGISAKDVQPGVKGAGSRARGSAATFARIL; encoded by the coding sequence GTGACGACATTCACCGATAGCGAACTCGATGCGATCACCGACATTCTGAAGGCGCTCGGACATGACGTGCGGCTAAAGCTCATGCGGACGCTGCTCGAGAATGGCGAGAAGTCAGTCGGTGAACTCGAAACCATGACCGGCATCGGCCAACCGGGCCTGTCGCAACAGCTTGCCATCCTGCGCAAAGCGGAGCTGGTGCAGACGCGCCGCGATGCTAAGCTGGTCTTCTACAGCCTCGCGCCGGATGCGCTGGAAAGCACGGCAAAGCTGCTCTGCGCCTTGTCGGGCATTTCCGCGAAGGACGTGCAGCCCGGCGTGAAAGGCGCGGGGTCGCGCGCACGGGGATCGGCTGCAACCTTCGCCCGGATCTTGTGA
- a CDS encoding class I SAM-dependent methyltransferase, which translates to MDDAGENLDSLAAHDWAGQAGTRWLAQLDRFESMIEPIGKALLAQAAYTASETVVDVGCGGGWTTRQIAAAVGNTGFALGLDISADLVAAASERATRAGLANIRFEQGDAAIAMPEEAPFDRLFSRFGSMFFAQPYPAFANLRRMLREGGRLDIAVWAPVAENPWQRSIMGVFSEQIDLPTPQPRAPGPFALAEQDYAIDLLQSAGFSDIKFDVWTGDQRIGGPGSDAESAARFVLDGMHIGDLVRPSGAEVREAIQRDLAALFERNRDDDGVRMGAKAWLVSASA; encoded by the coding sequence ATGGACGATGCTGGCGAGAATCTGGACAGCCTTGCCGCGCATGATTGGGCAGGCCAGGCAGGCACGCGCTGGCTCGCCCAGCTCGACCGTTTCGAGAGCATGATCGAGCCGATCGGCAAGGCGCTGCTCGCCCAGGCCGCCTATACCGCCAGCGAAACGGTGGTCGACGTTGGGTGCGGCGGAGGCTGGACGACCCGGCAGATCGCCGCGGCCGTCGGGAATACCGGATTTGCGCTGGGCCTCGACATATCGGCCGATCTCGTGGCGGCCGCGAGCGAACGGGCAACGCGCGCAGGCCTCGCCAATATCCGCTTCGAGCAAGGCGATGCGGCGATAGCCATGCCGGAGGAAGCGCCGTTCGATCGGCTGTTCTCGCGCTTCGGCTCGATGTTCTTCGCCCAGCCATACCCTGCCTTCGCCAATCTGCGCCGGATGCTCCGCGAAGGCGGGCGGCTCGACATTGCGGTCTGGGCGCCGGTCGCCGAGAATCCCTGGCAGCGCAGCATCATGGGAGTCTTCAGCGAGCAAATCGACTTGCCGACGCCTCAGCCGCGTGCGCCGGGGCCATTCGCGCTGGCCGAACAGGACTATGCGATCGACCTTCTGCAAAGCGCGGGATTCTCCGACATCAAGTTCGATGTCTGGACCGGCGATCAGCGCATTGGCGGACCCGGCAGCGATGCCGAGAGCGCCGCGCGTTTCGTGCTGGACGGAATGCACATCGGCGATCTCGTTCGGCCGAGCGGCGCAGAGGTGCGTGAGGCCATTCAGCGGGATCTTGCCGCGCTGTTCGAGCGCAACCGCGACGATGACGGCGTTCGCATGGGCGCCAAGGCCTGGCTGGTAAGCGCCAGCGCGTGA
- a CDS encoding peroxiredoxin, which yields MTDVAAPSMPRINEPAPAFKAKTTHGERSLDDYKGKWLVLFSHPADFTPVCTTEFMGFAKAADRFKALNCELLGLSIDSVHSHIAWMRSIEEKFGVEITFPIIDDLSMNVARAFGMIHPGASDTSAVRATFLIDPEGVIRAMVYYPMSNGRSVDEFVRLLTALQTSDANKVATPENWQPGEPVIVPPPATAEAAKARKDEGYDYTDWYFSKKTL from the coding sequence ATGACAGACGTGGCCGCCCCCTCCATGCCCCGGATCAACGAACCGGCGCCGGCCTTCAAGGCAAAGACCACCCACGGCGAACGCTCGCTCGACGATTACAAGGGCAAGTGGCTGGTCCTCTTCTCCCACCCCGCGGACTTCACCCCGGTCTGCACGACCGAGTTCATGGGCTTCGCAAAGGCGGCCGATCGCTTCAAGGCGCTCAATTGCGAGCTGCTGGGCCTCTCCATCGACTCCGTGCATTCGCACATCGCCTGGATGCGCAGCATCGAGGAGAAGTTCGGCGTCGAGATCACCTTCCCGATCATCGACGACCTGTCGATGAACGTCGCCAGGGCCTTCGGCATGATCCATCCCGGCGCGTCGGACACCTCCGCCGTGCGGGCGACCTTCCTGATCGACCCCGAAGGCGTCATCCGGGCAATGGTCTATTACCCGATGTCGAACGGCCGCTCGGTCGACGAGTTCGTCCGCCTGCTGACCGCGCTTCAGACGTCCGACGCGAACAAGGTCGCGACGCCCGAAAACTGGCAGCCCGGTGAACCCGTGATCGTGCCGCCGCCCGCGACCGCCGAGGCCGCCAAGGCGCGCAAGGACGAGGGCTACGACTACACCGACTGGTATTTCAGCAAGAAGACACTCTGA
- a CDS encoding chloride channel protein — translation MAGLIRATALVSAARRLFRSSEASLILLSVGVGILAGLLASLLGKAAWIMQSLLYGLGTDLRLSGLVSISPARLLALPIGGLVLGALVLFTRRKKRTSIDVVEANALHGGRIPLRDTTMVCGQTLISNGFGASVGLEAAYAQAGGGIASLIGQWLNLRRGDLRVLVGAGSGAAIGAAFGAPLTGAFYAFEIVIGAYTPASIAPVVAATISAVITARTLGATPYLIAAQSSQHLSAANYILYAGLGLIAALLGIAIMRLVSLAEAGVRRTAIPEWLRPALGGAILIPLALTTPHVLSAGHGALHLTIAGNIALGALILIFALKSLASIVSLGFGFRGGLFFASLFLGAVLGQIFARLWAFVPDGIPLSPMDASLVGMAALAAAVVGGPMTMSFLVLEATHDFEITAVVLTAALCSSTLVRERFGYSFSTWRLHLRGEVVRSARDIGWMRTLTARRMMRTAPATASPAMPVKAFREHFPLGSTSRVLLQDEQGHYAGLVPTAAAFADPAQTERPVSDFAILKDVTLSPDMSIVPIMELFDSSAADDLAVVDAQGRIVGMLTERYVRKRYADELDRAQRELYGED, via the coding sequence GTGGCTGGTCTGATACGGGCGACCGCCCTCGTATCGGCGGCGCGGCGGCTGTTCCGGTCCAGCGAAGCCAGCCTGATCCTGCTTTCGGTCGGCGTCGGTATCCTTGCCGGCTTGTTGGCCTCGCTTCTGGGCAAAGCCGCCTGGATCATGCAATCGCTGCTCTACGGCCTCGGCACGGACCTCCGGTTGAGCGGCCTCGTCTCGATTTCGCCCGCTCGCTTGCTGGCGCTGCCGATCGGCGGCCTGGTGCTGGGTGCGCTAGTGCTGTTCACACGCCGCAAGAAACGCACCTCGATCGACGTCGTGGAAGCCAACGCGCTTCATGGCGGGCGGATTCCCCTGCGCGATACCACGATGGTCTGCGGACAAACGCTGATCTCGAACGGCTTTGGTGCATCGGTCGGCCTCGAAGCCGCCTATGCGCAGGCCGGGGGCGGCATCGCCTCGCTGATCGGACAATGGCTCAATCTGAGGCGCGGCGATCTGCGTGTGCTGGTCGGCGCCGGATCGGGCGCAGCGATCGGGGCCGCCTTCGGCGCGCCGCTGACCGGCGCCTTCTATGCTTTCGAGATCGTTATCGGCGCCTATACCCCGGCAAGCATCGCCCCTGTCGTGGCTGCGACGATTTCCGCGGTCATCACCGCCAGGACGCTGGGCGCAACCCCCTATCTGATCGCGGCGCAAAGCAGCCAGCATCTCTCGGCCGCGAACTATATCCTCTACGCAGGGCTGGGGCTGATCGCGGCCCTGCTCGGCATCGCCATCATGCGGCTCGTCTCGCTCGCGGAAGCGGGGGTTCGGCGCACCGCGATTCCCGAATGGCTGCGGCCCGCTCTGGGCGGCGCTATCCTGATCCCGCTCGCGCTCACGACACCGCATGTCTTGTCGGCAGGTCACGGCGCGTTGCACCTGACCATCGCCGGCAATATCGCGCTGGGCGCCTTGATCCTGATCTTCGCGCTCAAGTCGCTCGCGTCGATCGTCTCCCTCGGCTTCGGCTTTAGGGGCGGTCTGTTCTTCGCCTCGCTATTTCTCGGCGCGGTGCTGGGACAGATATTCGCGCGCCTGTGGGCGTTCGTCCCCGATGGCATTCCCCTGTCGCCGATGGATGCTTCGCTGGTCGGCATGGCCGCGCTGGCGGCCGCGGTCGTCGGTGGCCCGATGACCATGTCCTTCCTCGTTCTCGAAGCCACGCATGATTTCGAGATCACGGCGGTCGTGCTGACGGCCGCGCTCTGTTCGAGCACGCTAGTCCGCGAGCGGTTCGGCTATTCCTTCTCCACCTGGCGCCTGCATCTGCGTGGCGAGGTGGTTCGCAGCGCGCGCGATATTGGCTGGATGCGAACGCTCACCGCGCGGCGCATGATGCGGACCGCGCCCGCCACCGCGTCGCCGGCGATGCCGGTCAAGGCATTTCGCGAGCATTTCCCGCTCGGTTCGACAAGCCGCGTGCTGCTTCAGGACGAACAGGGTCACTATGCGGGCCTCGTTCCCACGGCGGCGGCCTTCGCCGATCCGGCGCAGACCGAAAGGCCGGTGTCCGACTTCGCAATCCTCAAGGATGTCACGCTTTCGCCGGATATGTCGATCGTGCCGATCATGGAGCTGTTCGACAGCAGCGCGGCCGACGATCTTGCCGTGGTCGATGCTCAGGGCCGGATCGTGGGAATGCTGACTGAACGCTATGTCCGCAAACGCTATGCCGACGAGCTGGATCGGGCGCAGCGCGAACTCTACGGCGAGGATTGA
- a CDS encoding sulfite exporter TauE/SafE family protein — MTLEPVQYLLGAGSGSLVGFTLGLVGGGGSILAVPLMVYLVGVASPHVAIGTSALAVAANAGANLVPHARQRTIKWRCAGMFAAAGVAGAYAGSTLGKAFDGQKLLFLFALLMILVGALMLKKRGDPGNPDVQCRRENAPKVIGYGSATGLFSGFFGIGGGFLIVPGLMASTGMPMRNAVGSSLVAVTAFGLTAALNYAFSGLVDWGLAAVFIGGGIVGGITGAALSHRLSGHKGALNTIFALLIFVVAAYMLWRSAAAIWN; from the coding sequence ATGACGCTCGAACCTGTCCAATATCTGCTCGGAGCCGGATCGGGTTCGCTCGTCGGCTTCACGCTCGGCCTCGTGGGGGGCGGCGGGTCGATCCTCGCCGTCCCCCTCATGGTCTATCTCGTCGGCGTCGCCTCGCCCCATGTCGCGATCGGCACCAGCGCGCTCGCGGTTGCCGCCAATGCCGGCGCCAATCTCGTTCCCCATGCCCGTCAGCGCACGATCAAGTGGCGCTGCGCGGGCATGTTCGCCGCCGCCGGCGTCGCGGGGGCCTATGCCGGATCGACGCTCGGCAAGGCCTTCGACGGCCAGAAGCTGCTGTTCCTGTTCGCGCTGTTGATGATCCTGGTCGGCGCACTCATGCTGAAGAAGCGCGGCGATCCCGGCAATCCCGATGTCCAGTGCCGCCGTGAGAACGCGCCCAAGGTGATTGGCTATGGCAGCGCCACCGGCCTGTTCTCCGGTTTCTTCGGCATCGGCGGGGGCTTCCTGATCGTTCCGGGGCTGATGGCTTCGACGGGGATGCCGATGCGCAATGCCGTCGGATCGTCGTTGGTCGCGGTAACGGCCTTCGGTCTTACGGCCGCGCTCAACTATGCCTTTTCCGGGCTGGTCGATTGGGGACTTGCCGCGGTGTTCATCGGCGGCGGCATCGTCGGCGGTATCACCGGCGCAGCACTTTCGCACCGGCTGTCGGGTCACAAGGGCGCGCTCAATACGATCTTCGCCCTGCTGATCTTCGTGGTCGCCGCCTACATGCTGTGGCGCAGCGCGGCCGCAATCTGGAATTGA
- a CDS encoding TonB-dependent receptor has translation MTNLHFAARRAAPVARASAGATAFKTRLARDIAAPAFVAALACCPLSPAFAQDGIVLPEVDVDSASEAPSTGSGERISSSRLRNLQAGSSDTAAILQSVPGVSGFGAGGFSTLPVIRGLEAQRLTVLVDGVAIASACPNDMNPPLSYTDPQTVGAIDVITGVSPVSYGGDSIGGIIRVESAPPRFAKQGDTLLTGEISAFYRSNGDGFGGSLSMTAASDKMSLTYNGSYTQADNFKGGGSLGIVRSSEYAKTDHSLSLVAQVGSGLVELKGGYHFAPYEGFPNQYMDMTSNKSWFLNGHYAGVFDWGNLDVRASWRDTDHAMNFLADKGGTATGGMPMNTEVHSAGYAVQAEILLGGAGTLRLGNEFQHQWLNDFWPPVAGNMMMGPNAFINVNGGKRDRLGTFLEWEKSWDRGFTLVAGIRNDQVWMNTGTVAPYGTGMMQMADVMAAAAFNAADRKRHDSNWSGTLLARYALSPHAEIEFGYARKVRSPNIYERYSWGRGGMASRMIGWFGDGNGYVGNLALRPEKADTLSAALSVHGGGKDGWSLKIAPYFTHVDDYIDAVKLADFTDTAGRPTAFDQLQFANQKAEIYGIDLSAAVPLWSSSSAGSARLTARASWLHGENLADHGPLYHQMPFNAALGLEHRIGGLETRIDLTVVGEKDRVDPTRNEPRTGSYALLDVQLAYRIDNVRLTLGADNLFDAAYYAPLGGMSLGDLKATGVLRPVPGRGRSVNAGVTISF, from the coding sequence ATGACGAATTTGCATTTTGCCGCGCGGCGCGCGGCACCTGTGGCGCGTGCTTCTGCCGGCGCTACCGCTTTCAAGACCCGCCTGGCACGCGATATTGCTGCCCCCGCCTTCGTCGCAGCGCTGGCCTGCTGCCCGCTCTCGCCGGCCTTTGCACAGGATGGCATTGTGCTGCCGGAGGTCGATGTGGACTCGGCCAGCGAAGCGCCGTCGACGGGATCGGGCGAAAGGATCTCCTCATCTCGCCTCCGCAACCTTCAGGCCGGCTCGAGTGATACTGCCGCCATTCTTCAAAGCGTGCCAGGTGTCAGCGGCTTCGGCGCCGGGGGCTTTTCGACCCTGCCGGTGATCCGCGGCTTGGAGGCGCAGCGCCTGACCGTGCTCGTCGACGGCGTGGCGATCGCCTCGGCCTGCCCGAACGATATGAATCCGCCCCTGTCCTATACCGATCCGCAGACCGTGGGTGCGATCGACGTCATTACGGGCGTCTCGCCGGTCAGCTATGGCGGCGACAGCATCGGCGGGATCATCCGCGTCGAGAGCGCTCCGCCCCGCTTCGCGAAACAGGGCGATACGCTGCTGACAGGTGAAATCTCGGCCTTCTATCGCAGCAATGGCGATGGCTTCGGCGGTTCGCTTTCAATGACGGCCGCGAGCGACAAGATGAGCCTGACCTATAATGGCTCCTATACCCAGGCCGACAATTTCAAGGGCGGTGGATCGCTGGGCATCGTGCGATCGAGCGAATATGCAAAGACCGATCACAGCCTGAGCCTGGTCGCGCAGGTCGGCAGCGGCTTGGTCGAGCTGAAGGGCGGCTATCATTTCGCGCCCTACGAGGGGTTTCCCAACCAATATATGGACATGACGTCCAACAAGTCCTGGTTCCTGAACGGGCACTATGCAGGCGTCTTCGATTGGGGCAATCTCGATGTGCGGGCGAGTTGGCGCGACACCGACCATGCCATGAACTTTCTCGCCGATAAGGGTGGGACGGCTACTGGCGGAATGCCGATGAACACCGAAGTCCATAGCGCCGGATACGCGGTCCAGGCCGAAATCCTGCTGGGCGGTGCCGGAACGCTGCGTCTCGGCAATGAATTCCAACACCAGTGGCTCAACGATTTCTGGCCGCCCGTCGCGGGAAACATGATGATGGGGCCGAATGCTTTCATCAACGTCAACGGGGGGAAGCGCGATCGTCTCGGCACATTCCTCGAATGGGAAAAGAGCTGGGATCGCGGGTTCACGCTGGTCGCCGGCATCCGCAACGATCAGGTCTGGATGAATACGGGGACGGTCGCGCCCTACGGCACCGGAATGATGCAGATGGCCGACGTGATGGCGGCCGCCGCGTTCAATGCAGCCGACCGCAAGCGGCACGATAGCAATTGGAGCGGCACGTTGCTTGCTCGATATGCGCTGTCGCCTCATGCGGAAATCGAGTTCGGCTATGCCCGGAAGGTGCGTTCGCCGAATATCTACGAACGGTATAGCTGGGGCCGCGGCGGCATGGCGAGCCGGATGATCGGGTGGTTCGGGGACGGGAATGGCTATGTCGGCAACCTCGCGCTTCGCCCGGAAAAGGCGGATACGCTGAGCGCCGCTCTGTCGGTTCATGGCGGCGGCAAGGATGGCTGGTCGCTGAAGATCGCGCCTTATTTCACTCATGTTGACGACTATATCGACGCCGTGAAGCTGGCGGACTTTACCGACACGGCGGGCAGACCGACCGCTTTCGATCAATTGCAATTCGCCAACCAGAAGGCGGAGATTTATGGCATCGACCTGTCGGCCGCCGTCCCGCTCTGGTCGTCCTCATCGGCAGGAAGCGCACGACTGACCGCGCGCGCGAGCTGGTTGCATGGCGAGAACCTGGCGGACCATGGACCGCTCTATCACCAGATGCCGTTCAACGCGGCGCTGGGGCTGGAACATAGGATCGGCGGACTGGAAACCCGGATTGACCTGACCGTCGTCGGCGAGAAGGATCGTGTCGATCCGACCCGCAATGAACCGCGAACGGGAAGCTATGCGCTGCTTGACGTCCAGTTGGCCTATCGCATCGACAATGTGCGATTGACGCTCGGCGCGGACAATCTGTTCGACGCGGCCTATTATGCTCCGCTCGGCGGGATGTCGCTCGGGGATCTGAAGGCGACCGGCGTTCTTCGCCCGGTCCCGGGCCGGGGGCGGTCGGTCAACGCAGGCGTCACGATCTCGTTCTGA